TTGAGTTCCGCTTGTCTCTTTTGGGAGAATCCATAGTAACAATAGTTAACTGAAAGCGCCGGAAGGATCTCCACGGGATACTCTTCCCTTTGAAGGCCAAGACGCTGAAAGGCCTTATAAGCTTCCCTTTTCTGGGTGGGAACAAGATCAACCCGGCCCGCAATCAGCTTAAAAAAACAAAGATCAATGTTTGGGGCATAATCAATGGTCATGTCAGATATTTTTTCCTCAAACTTTTTGCCCAGACTCCATCCACGGACTTTCCCAATATGCAGATTACCAATGGAGGCAAGAGTGCCATCCCAGGTGATGTCACTGCCATGCCTGATAAAAAAGAAGGATTCATCCTGAAAAAATGGAATTTCCGAGTAATCCATCCACTTTTCTCTTTCCAGGGTTTTAAAAGGAACAAGGAGTACGTCGGCTTTACCGACTTTTACCAGTGCCTGGGCACGGGCCCAGGGATACAGCTCAAACGTCGGGGTATGGCCAAGGCGACTGCAGATGATACGGGCAATGTCAATGCTGACGCCGCCAAGGGTATTGTCCGGCAGTTTTTCTGAGAGAACGGGGAAATTACTGCCCACGAACAGATAATTTTCAGCTGTCAAAGGGGGGGCTGCCCACAGGAAAACCAGGATCAGGCCAAACGTGATGCCCGATATATTAACTGTGCACCGGACGCCTTTCCCAAAAAAAAGGGAAATCCAATGGTTTCTTTTGAAAGGAGGTCATGATGTCACCGGTTTTTAATTGATTTTATCATATCAGCACTGGGTCAAAAGGGTGAAGGAGGTTGTGCGCACCATCACGCAGTTATTTTTTAAGCATTCATGAGCTGTTCCGGATGACGCGATATAATGTCATTCAGCGTTAACACGGCATCGGAGAAATCAAAATTTTCAATCTGATGCTTTAACAGTGCTGCATCTTCCCTGTTGATGATGGTCATCATAGCAGGGTATGCTTTTTCCCATACCTTATAGGCCATCATATCGTTTTGATTTAAGAAGTCAACCAGTTGACCCACCATTGATTTGAGCTCGGTAAGATCCACGGCATCGGGTTCCGTGGCGGGGCGGTTAACATCTGGGCGATGGTTCGTTCTCCGGATCTCCTCGCAAACTGCTGTTAATTCCCCGGTTAAAGCAACAAGGCCCTCCTTGAGTTTCCTTTCTTCCGCGCCCTTGCGCAGAAGGATTTCACAGGATGCTGCCTTGGCCTGTAAATCATGCATGCCAAGCGTTCCTGCTGTCCCTTTCAGAGAATGAACCATAAGCCGCACCGAATCCATGTCCTTTCCCTGGTGTGCCCTATTAATTCGCGCCGGGAGATCCGCCTGCTGCTCAAGGAATTTGTCCAGCATTTTTTGATAGGTTTCTGTTTTTTTGACATATTTCAATCCGGTTGTGGGATCAATATGGCTGCGGTCCCCCTTTTTCTCTTCCGCGCCTGATTGTTCAAGCGTATCAACCCCGTAAATATGATCCTGCATTCCATCACTGTCGGGGATCCAGCGGGACAGAACCGCATGCAACTGCTCCGGCTCAAAGGGCTTTGCCACAAAGCCATTCATACCGGCTTTCAGACAGCGTCTGCGGTCCTCCTCAAATGCATTGGCCGTTAATGCCACAATGGGAACATGTGCCCCGTTCTTCATATCTCTGATTTTCCGGGAGGCTTCCAGGCCGTCCATGACCGGCATCTGCATGTCCATCAGAATAAGATCGTACTGGTTCGCATCCACTTTTCTTACGGCCACACGTCCGTTAAATGCCGTATCCACAGA
This is a stretch of genomic DNA from uncultured Desulfobacter sp.. It encodes these proteins:
- a CDS encoding transporter substrate-binding domain-containing protein encodes the protein MTAENYLFVGSNFPVLSEKLPDNTLGGVSIDIARIICSRLGHTPTFELYPWARAQALVKVGKADVLLVPFKTLEREKWMDYSEIPFFQDESFFFIRHGSDITWDGTLASIGNLHIGKVRGWSLGKKFEEKISDMTIDYAPNIDLCFFKLIAGRVDLVPTQKREAYKAFQRLGLQREEYPVEILPALSVNYCYYGFSQKRQAELKPFKSAFDKALKQMKATGEIDQIIKTYIQSN